AAGATTGCAAAAAAATATAACTTGATAGTTATTGAAGACAACGCTCAAGCTTTTGGCTCGGTTTACAAAGGCAAAAAAACAGGCTCGATAGGAGATATTAGCGCTCTAAGTTTCTTTCCAACAAAAAATCTTGGCGCATACGGCGATGCGGGAGCAGTTTTTGCAAAAGATGATGGCATTTGCGATAGAATCGACATGCTCAGATCACACGGAAGCAGAAAAAAGTATTTACATGAGATTATAGGGTATAATTCCAGATGCGATACGATGCAAGCTGCAATTTTGAATGTAAAATTAAAATATTTTGAGGAATTCATAGAAAAAAAGAGACAATTGGCAGCTATTTATCTTAAAGAACTTAAAGATATAGTCTTGCTTCCTTCGGAAAAAGACGATTGTCGCCACACCTATCATCAATTTACTATTAGAGTTAAAGATAGAGACGATTTTATTTCTTATTTAGGCTCAAACGAAATACAATCAGCCATTCACTATCCGTTGCCGCTACACCTTCAGAAGGCTTTTGGATACCTTGGTTATAGTGAAGGCTCCTTCCCTATTGCTGAAATGATTTCAAAAGAGGTTCTGTCTCTTCCTATCTTTCACATGCAAAAAGAGGACGAAATATATAAAGTTTGCCAGATAATAAAAAATAGATGAAATGTGAGATTGACAGGTGAACATTAAAAATCCATTTAATTTAGGGTTTATTCTATGAAAAGAGTTTGTCTTTTTATGACGATATCTCTTTTTACTCGTTGCCAGATGCTCACCAGACAAAAAATTGCTAATGGGCTGTGATCTGCCGAAATTTAGATGGAAAATATCTCAAAGCGATAATAATATAGACAGAAGTCTATACGGTTTTATTGAACTAATCCTAAATAATAGGTGTTTATCAGCTGACCAGTTAGACAGGTTTCTAAAGATTTCTACTGACAACTTCGATTCGAGATTTGAAAACGATCGCATAGAAAGAGCTCTGGATACTTTCAAAAATATGCTTATATCAGAGGAACCCATTGGAATTTTTGGCGATTATGATGCTGATGGGGTTACCTCTGTAGCAATTCTTTGTAAATTTCTCTCTCATTTAAATAAAAAGTTTGTCTTCAAGCTCCCCACAAGAGATGACGGATACGGTGTCAATATCGATGTGCTAAATTATTTTAAAGAACAGAATATTAATAATATAATTGTGCTCGATTCCGGGTCTAACTCAAGAGACGTTTGGTTAGCTGGTGAAAAAATGGGTCTAAATTTACTTTACTTAGATCATCACGAGATCCTTTGCGACTTAGACGATAGCATCAACCTGGTAAATCCACACATTTGGGACGGAGATCCGCTCTGTAGTGCTGGAGTTATATTGCGATTTTTAATGTTGTCGGATATATTTGAAGATTGCTATGAAATATATCCGACTCTATTAGAGTTGGCTGCTATTGGGACAGTCGGGGACTCTATAGAGCTATTAGGCGATAGCAGGATTATTGTAAAATTGGGATTGGAGCAACTAAAGAACACTACTCTGCCAGGGATAGCTAATTTTTTGAACAAGAGAATGCCGTTTATAACCATTGAGGACCTGATGTTCTATCTGGTTCCTTTGATTAACTCTGCAGGCAGGGTTGGAAAGCCAGACCTTGCTCTGAATTTTTTGCTGGAAATGGAGAACAATAGATCGATTGAGCAGTGCAATCTTTTGGAATCCTATAACAACAAAAGAAAATCTCTTCAAAGTCAATTTTTCTCTATTTGCATAAACCACCTAAATGAAAATCTGTATTCTCCGCATGTTCACTTTATGAGAATCGACAACTGCCCAAAGGGCATTATTGGCCCTCTTGCGTCAAGGCTCGCATGCTCTTACAAAAGGCCATTCTTTCTCTGTTCGGGCGAGCAGTTACTATATGGATCCGGGAGAAGTCCAGGAAATGATGTAGATTTAATAGGTATATTTGATCAGGTGAAGTCGGAATATCCAGAAATAATAGAACAGTTTATAAATTTTGGAGGACATCAAGGCGCAGTCGGCTTTACTATAAGAAAGGATGCGTTCCCTGAAATAAAAAAATCCTTCGAAAGATTTAGGGTGAAAGAAAGCATACCCTTTTTAAACGTTGATATATCTTTTAATGGCTTTGCTATAGATGATAACTTTTTTAGGGCTTTGAGACTAATGACTCCCTTCGGCTTTGGCAATCCAAAAGTTGTGGTCTGCACAAAGGATGTAGAGTTTAGAAATCTTGAAGTCCAAAAAGATTATTCTGAAACAGTTCTTTACAAGCACTATAATAATATAAGATGGATCGTGAGAAACAACAAACAAATTTTGAAAGAATTGTTATCTGGGAGATTTGATGTTGTTTGGGAGGCCAAAGTTAAGAATGATGGTATTGATTTTGAATTTTTAGATGCAAAAATGGTTTTTTTAAATTGTTTGTAAGATTTGCTGGAGAGGATAAAAGTTGACCATATGTCAATCAATCAAGAAAAAAATTTAAATATATCGAAAAAAGGATCGGAAGAAAGAGACCCTTTGAAAAGTCAGTCTTCCGGACTTTCTGACGGCTACCCGAATCTTGAGAGCAAACAGCCTCCAGAAGAAGATTTTGATTCAGAAGAGCTTGTTTCAAAATCCCCTGGGCTAAGCGATTTATTAGAGGGTTTTGACGATTTAGGTCGGCAATTTTTATTAAAATGTTTCGGTTTTGCTTACTTCAGGCATGGTGAGCAAAGAAGGCTCTCTGGGGAGCCATACATATATCACCCTCTAAACGTGGCATTGATACTAAAAGAAGTTGGTATGGATTACAGGTGTTTGGGTGCCGCACTGCTTCATGACGTTCTTGAAGACACGCAAACAACGCCCGAAGAGATCAAAACAAGTTTTGGCGAAGATGTATTAGTTCTCGTAGATGGGGTAACGAAGTTAGGCAAATTGAGGTTTAAATCGCCAAGAGAGAGACAGGCAGAGTCTTTTAGGAAGATGTTCGTAGCTATGGCAAAGGACATCAGGGTTGTTGTAATAAAATTGGCAGATAGACTCCATAATATGAGGACACTTGAAATCTTAGCCAACGAAAAGAAAGAGCACATTGCAAATGAGACTCTTAAGATATTTGCTCCTTTAGCTCACCGATTGGGCATGTGGGGCATAAAAAGCGAATTAGAAGACCTTGCCCTTTACTATCTGGATAGAGATATGTTCAATCATATTTTAATGTATATGGAATCAAACATAAACAATCATGTGAATTTTCTTTCAAAGATAGAAGGTTCGTTAGGGGAGAGCTTTCAAAAAGAACTAAACTGTAAATTTAAAATCAAGAGAAGAAAGAAGCACATATATAGTGTCTACCAGAAACTAAAGAGAACTAACAAGGTTATTGAAGATATTTACGATATATTTGGTCTTAGGATAATAATAGGCGAAGATGTCGAAACAGACGATCCTTATATTAGTAGCTGTTATCACGTTCTTGGGATAATACATTCTCTATTTCCACCGATACCTGGTAGATTTAAGGATTTTATTGCAGCTCCAAAACCGAATAATTATCAATCTTTGCACACTACTGTGTTAGGACCTGGCGGGGTAAGGGTTGAGATACAAATCCGTACAGCCAAGATGGATAGGATTGCTGAGGTTGGAGTGGCAGCGCATTGGCTATACAAGGAGAGAAAAACAAGTGCTATTAAAGATGCAAACGAGTTAAAACTAATATGGCTTAGACAACTCCTTGAGTGGCAAAGTGATATAAAAGGCGCAGAGTTTATGGATATGATTGAGTCGAGCTTTACAGAGGAGGAGATCTTTGTCTTTACTCCTCAGGGTGACATACTTGACTTTGAGGCAGACTCTACTCCTGTAGATTTTGCATATAGAGTTCATACAGAAGTTGGGAACAAGTGTGTGGGGGCAAAGATAAATGGGAGAATGGTGGCATTAAGCACTACTCTTCAAACAGGAGACGTAATAGAGATCATAACCTCGAAGAACGCTAAACCGCACCTTTCGTGGCTAAATTTTGTCAAAACGAGCTCGGCAAGGCAAAGGATTAAGAGTTATTTTAAAAAGGAACACAAAAACGAGGCTGTTTTAGAGGGCAGGCAAAAAGTTTTAAAAGAACTCTCTCGATTAAATATAGTTATTGAAGAAAATCAAAGACAAAATCTCATTCTTGAGGTTGCAAAAAAGCTCAACCTTACTTCTACAGACGATCTCCTGGCTTCAGTCGGTTTTGATGACATATCGGCGCATAGCGTAGTAAACAAGATTAAAGATATGATTGCAAAACCTGAGGAAACCCTACCTGCCTTTAAGGCAAAGGATGTAACGAAGAAGAAAGAGGACGTTATAAAGATTGGAGATTTAGGTGGTCTGGAGGTTTCATTCGCGAGGTGTTGCGGACCTGTCCCCGGTGATAAGATAAAAGGTTATATAAGTCGTGGCAGAGGGTTGATTGTTCATAGGGAGAATTGTTCAAGCCTTATAAGTCAAATTGCCAGAGAGGGCTCTGAAA
This Thermodesulfobium sp. 4217-1 DNA region includes the following protein-coding sequences:
- a CDS encoding DegT/DnrJ/EryC1/StrS family aminotransferase — its product is MIKLADFGREYNLLKDEIDKELQSVLNSGAFIMGKQVGELEKNLSDYLGCRAFTVASGTDALLIALRAASIGEGDEVITTPFTFVATASTITFVGAKPVFVDIDEETLNLDPKLIEEKITDKTKAILPVHLFGHSADMDEIMKIAKKYNLIVIEDNAQAFGSVYKGKKTGSIGDISALSFFPTKNLGAYGDAGAVFAKDDGICDRIDMLRSHGSRKKYLHEIIGYNSRCDTMQAAILNVKLKYFEEFIEKKRQLAAIYLKELKDIVLLPSEKDDCRHTYHQFTIRVKDRDDFISYLGSNEIQSAIHYPLPLHLQKAFGYLGYSEGSFPIAEMISKEVLSLPIFHMQKEDEIYKVCQIIKNR
- a CDS encoding DHH family phosphoesterase, yielding MGCDLPKFRWKISQSDNNIDRSLYGFIELILNNRCLSADQLDRFLKISTDNFDSRFENDRIERALDTFKNMLISEEPIGIFGDYDADGVTSVAILCKFLSHLNKKFVFKLPTRDDGYGVNIDVLNYFKEQNINNIIVLDSGSNSRDVWLAGEKMGLNLLYLDHHEILCDLDDSINLVNPHIWDGDPLCSAGVILRFLMLSDIFEDCYEIYPTLLELAAIGTVGDSIELLGDSRIIVKLGLEQLKNTTLPGIANFLNKRMPFITIEDLMFYLVPLINSAGRVGKPDLALNFLLEMENNRSIEQCNLLESYNNKRKSLQSQFFSICINHLNENLYSPHVHFMRIDNCPKGIIGPLASRLACSYKRPFFLCSGEQLLYGSGRSPGNDVDLIGIFDQVKSEYPEIIEQFINFGGHQGAVGFTIRKDAFPEIKKSFERFRVKESIPFLNVDISFNGFAIDDNFFRALRLMTPFGFGNPKVVVCTKDVEFRNLEVQKDYSETVLYKHYNNIRWIVRNNKQILKELLSGRFDVVWEAKVKNDGIDFEFLDAKMVFLNCL
- a CDS encoding bifunctional (p)ppGpp synthetase/guanosine-3',5'-bis(diphosphate) 3'-pyrophosphohydrolase, which encodes MSINQEKNLNISKKGSEERDPLKSQSSGLSDGYPNLESKQPPEEDFDSEELVSKSPGLSDLLEGFDDLGRQFLLKCFGFAYFRHGEQRRLSGEPYIYHPLNVALILKEVGMDYRCLGAALLHDVLEDTQTTPEEIKTSFGEDVLVLVDGVTKLGKLRFKSPRERQAESFRKMFVAMAKDIRVVVIKLADRLHNMRTLEILANEKKEHIANETLKIFAPLAHRLGMWGIKSELEDLALYYLDRDMFNHILMYMESNINNHVNFLSKIEGSLGESFQKELNCKFKIKRRKKHIYSVYQKLKRTNKVIEDIYDIFGLRIIIGEDVETDDPYISSCYHVLGIIHSLFPPIPGRFKDFIAAPKPNNYQSLHTTVLGPGGVRVEIQIRTAKMDRIAEVGVAAHWLYKERKTSAIKDANELKLIWLRQLLEWQSDIKGAEFMDMIESSFTEEEIFVFTPQGDILDFEADSTPVDFAYRVHTEVGNKCVGAKINGRMVALSTTLQTGDVIEIITSKNAKPHLSWLNFVKTSSARQRIKSYFKKEHKNEAVLEGRQKVLKELSRLNIVIEENQRQNLILEVAKKLNLTSTDDLLASVGFDDISAHSVVNKIKDMIAKPEETLPAFKAKDVTKKKEDVIKIGDLGGLEVSFARCCGPVPGDKIKGYISRGRGLIVHRENCSSLISQIAREGSERVIDLNWNNQLRAESYESHLIVEGTDRVGFMKDVLIRVASLNVNVVKASISTNKAKKKAYMILEVQLKDVAERDMLMKELRAIPDVLDVRQRGEIN